The Achromobacter pestifer genome includes a region encoding these proteins:
- a CDS encoding uroporphyrinogen-III synthase, producing MAMASAAAELPRVAILTRPDGRNEALAGRLLGAGWTPCILPALEIQALPAVAGGPPRPADYDMVVFVSGNAAKLYLEQWALADGPASWPAGVIAATVGPASAQALRLSPCFGANTTVLHPPESAPSHDSEALWEVLRQLPQLPARVLLVRGTQGRDWLGDKLEAHGAAVMRHAAYLRRPASWDSDQLASLRRWAGAGVPATWLITSGEGADALRAGLEAAGLADWWARCHFVLTHPSLERRVPQVCHEGGARPVVKICLPNDESIFQAFVAA from the coding sequence ATGGCCATGGCGTCCGCAGCCGCTGAACTGCCGCGGGTCGCCATCTTGACGCGGCCCGACGGCCGCAACGAGGCCCTGGCAGGCCGCCTGCTGGGCGCCGGCTGGACGCCCTGCATTCTTCCCGCCCTGGAAATCCAGGCCTTGCCCGCCGTCGCGGGTGGGCCGCCGCGCCCCGCCGACTACGACATGGTCGTGTTCGTCAGCGGCAACGCGGCCAAGTTGTACCTGGAGCAGTGGGCGCTGGCGGACGGACCGGCGTCCTGGCCGGCCGGCGTCATCGCCGCGACCGTCGGGCCGGCCAGCGCTCAGGCCTTGCGCCTATCCCCATGCTTTGGCGCGAATACAACAGTCTTGCATCCTCCCGAAAGCGCGCCCAGTCACGATTCCGAGGCGCTCTGGGAGGTCTTGCGGCAACTGCCGCAGTTGCCCGCCCGCGTGCTGTTGGTGCGCGGCACGCAGGGCAGGGACTGGCTGGGCGACAAGCTCGAGGCGCACGGCGCGGCCGTGATGCGCCATGCCGCCTACCTGCGGCGCCCCGCGAGCTGGGATTCCGATCAACTCGCCAGCCTGCGGCGCTGGGCGGGAGCCGGCGTGCCGGCCACCTGGCTGATCACCAGCGGCGAGGGCGCGGATGCGCTGCGGGCAGGCCTGGAGGCCGCTGGCCTGGCGGACTGGTGGGCGCGGTGCCACTTCGTGCTGACGCATCCCTCCCTGGAGCGCCGCGTGCCACAGGTTTGTCATGAAGGCGGGGCGCGGCCGGTGGTAAAAATCTGCTTGCCCAACGACGAGTCGATATTCCAGGCTTTTGTTGCTGCCTGA
- the hemC gene encoding hydroxymethylbilane synthase, producing the protein MSLPQRLVIATRASRLALWQAEHVRDRLRTLYPACAVELLTLTTRGDQILDRTLSKVGGKGLFVKELENALLDGRADLAVHSLKDVPVDLQAPFELCAVLDRADPRDAFVSNTHDSLADLPAGAVVGTSSLRRESQIRARYPELVVKPLRGNLDTRLGKLDKGEYDAIVLAAAGLERLGLSSRIRGLLEPEDSLPAAGQGALGIEIRDDRDDMRAWLAPLVSADTTSCVVAERAVSRKLGGSCQVPLAAYAEIAGDTLSLRALVASPDGVRMVRAARSGPVAEAQAIGEAAAQALLDAGAQDILRELLQDPPRPD; encoded by the coding sequence GTGTCTCTACCGCAACGCCTGGTCATTGCGACCCGCGCCAGCCGGCTTGCCCTGTGGCAAGCCGAGCATGTGCGCGACCGGCTGCGCACGCTGTACCCGGCGTGCGCGGTTGAGCTGCTCACCCTGACGACCCGAGGCGATCAGATCCTCGACCGCACGCTCTCCAAGGTGGGCGGCAAGGGTCTGTTCGTCAAGGAACTCGAAAACGCGCTGCTCGACGGGCGCGCCGATCTGGCCGTGCACTCCTTGAAGGACGTGCCGGTCGATCTGCAGGCCCCGTTCGAGCTTTGCGCCGTCCTCGATCGCGCGGATCCGCGCGATGCCTTCGTCTCCAATACCCATGACTCGCTGGCCGACCTGCCGGCGGGCGCCGTCGTCGGCACCTCCAGCCTGCGCCGCGAATCGCAGATCCGCGCGCGCTATCCCGAGCTGGTCGTGAAGCCGCTGCGCGGCAATCTCGACACCCGCCTGGGCAAGCTGGACAAGGGCGAATACGACGCCATCGTGCTGGCCGCTGCCGGTCTGGAGCGTTTGGGCCTGAGCTCGCGCATCCGCGGCCTGCTCGAACCTGAAGACAGCCTGCCGGCAGCCGGGCAGGGCGCTTTGGGCATCGAGATCCGCGATGATCGCGACGACATGCGAGCCTGGCTGGCGCCGCTGGTCAGCGCCGACACCACGTCCTGTGTGGTGGCCGAGCGCGCCGTGTCCCGCAAGCTGGGCGGATCCTGCCAGGTGCCCCTGGCGGCGTATGCCGAGATTGCCGGCGACACCCTGTCGCTGCGCGCGCTGGTGGCGTCGCCCGACGGCGTGCGCATGGTCCGTGCGGCCCGTAGCGGCCCCGTGGCCGAGGCCCAGGCCATCGGCGAGGCCGCGGCTCAGGCGCTGCTGGACGCGGGCGCACAGGACATCCTGCGCGAACTGCTGCAAGACCCGCCCAGGCCCGACTGA
- a CDS encoding heme biosynthesis HemY N-terminal domain-containing protein — MRTWFWTLLLAVVAVALAVVLRSHSGNVLLLVWPWRINMSLTLAVLLIVAAFIVLYVGLRLLAWLLAIPDRVRAWRGKRAQARDHELLERGWIGLLEGRYTTAEKDLTKLLDQTKVQTRRVLAALSAARATHGLGEFDRRDRLLATAQEQAGTDAGLMEATATVSADMLLDQGRAERALAVLEPLADGGARHLHTMRLLLRAHTALHHDEQVFTLARGLVRRNALARSEADHLIDASGAARLRAAAAGGSEAWRPIWKDLKAEERLLPEIALAGAAAFEAAGEASEAARVLEAAVAVKFNPALVAAYARCEAEQVSRRLARAETWLQQRPTDPDLLTALGMLCLNGQLWGQAERYLLRGLSRRSDAQTHALLGSLYDRLDRPADAVRHWRLATAASMALPVLAADAALPAADMGSDPYRVDAEGGYAVGLSDADSDTELGGDYPALQPAVAASASDYVLDPDARVNKEQRERALAPEDAPLAGGSTSDIDEYFDSAPIPAAAFDDPVPTYAPAQPAGPKPAPAAAPVPATKPPFKDDGSI; from the coding sequence ATGCGTACCTGGTTCTGGACACTGCTGCTCGCCGTCGTCGCCGTCGCCCTGGCGGTGGTGCTGCGTTCACACTCCGGCAACGTGCTGTTGCTGGTCTGGCCGTGGCGCATCAACATGTCGTTGACGCTGGCGGTCCTGCTGATCGTTGCGGCCTTCATCGTGCTGTATGTGGGCCTGCGCCTGCTGGCATGGCTGCTCGCCATTCCCGATCGCGTGCGGGCCTGGCGCGGCAAGCGTGCCCAGGCGCGCGACCACGAACTGCTGGAGCGCGGCTGGATCGGCCTGCTGGAAGGGCGCTACACCACCGCCGAAAAAGATCTGACCAAGCTGCTGGACCAGACCAAGGTCCAGACGCGTCGAGTGCTGGCGGCCTTGTCCGCCGCCCGCGCCACGCATGGCCTGGGCGAGTTCGACCGCCGCGACCGCCTGCTGGCGACCGCGCAGGAACAAGCCGGTACCGACGCCGGCCTGATGGAAGCCACCGCCACGGTGTCGGCCGACATGCTGCTGGACCAGGGCCGCGCCGAGCGCGCGCTGGCCGTGCTGGAGCCGTTGGCCGACGGTGGCGCGCGCCACCTGCACACCATGCGCCTGCTGCTGCGCGCCCACACCGCCCTGCATCATGACGAACAGGTCTTCACGCTGGCGCGCGGTCTGGTGCGGCGCAATGCGCTGGCGCGTTCCGAAGCCGATCACCTGATCGACGCCTCGGGTGCTGCGCGCCTGCGCGCCGCCGCCGCGGGCGGCAGCGAAGCCTGGCGTCCCATCTGGAAGGATCTGAAGGCCGAGGAACGCCTGCTGCCGGAGATCGCGCTGGCAGGCGCGGCCGCGTTCGAGGCCGCCGGCGAAGCCAGCGAAGCCGCGCGCGTGCTGGAAGCCGCGGTCGCCGTGAAGTTCAATCCGGCTCTGGTGGCGGCCTACGCCCGCTGCGAAGCCGAACAGGTTTCGCGCCGGCTGGCCCGCGCCGAGACCTGGCTGCAGCAGCGGCCCACCGATCCGGACCTGCTCACCGCGCTGGGCATGCTGTGCCTGAACGGCCAGCTCTGGGGCCAGGCCGAACGCTATCTGCTGCGCGGCCTCAGCCGCCGCAGCGATGCGCAGACGCATGCGCTGCTGGGCAGTCTCTATGACCGCTTGGACCGTCCCGCCGACGCGGTGCGGCACTGGCGCCTGGCAACGGCGGCAAGCATGGCGCTGCCAGTGCTGGCGGCGGATGCCGCCTTGCCGGCCGCGGACATGGGTTCGGATCCTTATCGCGTGGATGCCGAGGGCGGCTACGCGGTGGGCCTGTCCGATGCCGACAGCGATACCGAACTCGGCGGCGATTATCCCGCGCTGCAGCCGGCCGTCGCGGCCTCGGCCTCTGACTACGTGCTGGATCCGGATGCCCGCGTGAACAAAGAGCAACGCGAGCGCGCGCTGGCCCCCGAGGATGCCCCGCTGGCCGGCGGCAGCACTTCCGACATCGACGAGTACTTCGACAGCGCCCCCATTCCGGCGGCGGCTTTCGATGATCCCGTGCCCACGTACGCGCCGGCTCAGCCCGCAGGGCCCAAGCCCGCGCCGGCCGCCGCGCCCGTGCCGGCTACCAAGCCGCCGTTCAAGGACGACGGCTCGATTTGA
- a CDS encoding ABC transporter substrate-binding protein, with protein sequence MKTRLKNSLAACVLGALSVSAQAQVSDDVVKIGVLGDQSGMMADLSGKFGVEAVKMAVEDFGGTVLGKPIEVISADHQNKVDIGVATARRWYENDKVDLILDVPNSAIALAVQDLTRQMKRVVIFTSAGSADLTGKACSPNGMHWTYDTYAYATGVANGVMEDGGKSWYFITSDYAFGHSLERDAMAVVKAKGGQVVGSVRHPIANADFSSFLLQAQASKAQVIGLANGSGDTINSIKQAFEFGIMGSKQRVAALFMSIVDVRSVGLEYAQGLNLVEPFYWDLDDKSRQWSERYFKRTGRMPSMVQASNYSATMHYLNAIKAAGTDASEPVLKKMHETPINDFMTENGRIREDGRIMRDLYLFQVKKPSESKRDWDYYNLVRKIPAEQAFRPLKDGACPLVKS encoded by the coding sequence ATGAAGACCCGTTTGAAGAACAGCCTGGCCGCCTGCGTGCTGGGCGCCCTGTCCGTGTCCGCCCAGGCGCAGGTGTCCGATGACGTCGTGAAGATCGGCGTGCTGGGCGACCAGTCCGGCATGATGGCCGACCTGTCCGGCAAGTTCGGCGTGGAAGCCGTGAAGATGGCCGTCGAGGATTTCGGCGGCACCGTGTTGGGCAAGCCCATCGAAGTGATCTCGGCCGACCACCAGAACAAGGTCGACATCGGCGTGGCGACCGCGCGCCGCTGGTACGAGAACGACAAGGTGGACCTGATCCTGGACGTGCCCAACTCCGCCATCGCGCTGGCGGTGCAGGACCTGACCCGCCAGATGAAGCGCGTGGTGATCTTCACCAGCGCCGGCTCGGCCGACCTGACCGGCAAGGCCTGCTCGCCCAACGGCATGCACTGGACCTACGACACCTACGCCTACGCCACCGGCGTGGCCAACGGCGTCATGGAAGACGGCGGCAAGAGCTGGTACTTCATCACCTCCGACTACGCCTTCGGCCATTCGCTGGAGCGCGACGCCATGGCGGTGGTCAAGGCCAAGGGCGGCCAGGTCGTGGGCAGCGTGCGCCACCCCATCGCCAACGCGGACTTCTCCTCGTTCCTGCTGCAGGCGCAAGCCTCCAAGGCCCAGGTGATCGGCCTGGCCAACGGCAGCGGCGACACCATCAACAGCATCAAGCAGGCTTTCGAGTTCGGCATCATGGGCAGCAAGCAGCGCGTGGCCGCCCTCTTCATGAGCATCGTCGACGTGCGCAGCGTGGGACTGGAATACGCGCAAGGCCTGAACCTGGTGGAGCCCTTCTACTGGGACCTGGACGACAAGTCGCGGCAATGGTCCGAGCGCTACTTCAAGCGCACCGGCCGCATGCCGTCGATGGTCCAGGCCAGCAACTACAGCGCCACCATGCACTACCTGAACGCCATCAAGGCGGCCGGCACCGACGCTTCCGAGCCGGTACTCAAGAAGATGCATGAGACGCCCATCAACGACTTCATGACCGAGAACGGCCGCATCCGCGAAGACGGTCGCATCATGCGCGACCTCTACCTGTTCCAGGTCAAGAAGCCTTCGGAGTCCAAGCGCGACTGGGACTACTACAACCTGGTGCGCAAGATCCCCGCCGAACAAGCCTTCCGTCCGCTCAAGGATGGCGCCTGCCCGCTGGTGAAGTCGTGA
- a CDS encoding SDR family NAD(P)-dependent oxidoreductase has translation MDGALGLLAGKRAIVTGGANPRGIGAAIVDLFIAQGATVAVLDQAYPEGGGAALAAGRIDLHCDVSRTASCEAAVAQAKEALGGIDVLVNNAGIVAATRIWDLPEDEFRRMVEVNLTGTYNVTRAALPELLESPRRPAIVNLGSTAALRGGGLLGGSHYAASKGGVISFTKALARELGPRGVRANCVAPGIIETDMTLGKFGENWEQELKQGIPLQRFGSPAEVAQAILFLASDLSSYSTGIVVDVNGGFHIH, from the coding sequence ATGGACGGCGCGCTTGGGCTGCTGGCCGGCAAGCGCGCCATTGTCACGGGGGGCGCCAACCCCCGTGGCATAGGCGCCGCCATCGTCGACCTCTTCATCGCGCAGGGCGCTACCGTCGCGGTGCTGGACCAGGCCTATCCGGAAGGCGGCGGCGCGGCGCTGGCCGCCGGCCGCATCGACCTGCATTGCGACGTGTCGCGCACGGCGTCTTGCGAGGCGGCGGTCGCGCAGGCGAAGGAAGCGCTGGGCGGCATCGACGTGCTGGTCAACAACGCCGGCATCGTCGCCGCCACGCGCATCTGGGACCTGCCCGAAGATGAGTTCCGCCGCATGGTGGAAGTGAACCTGACCGGCACCTACAACGTCACGCGCGCGGCCTTGCCCGAACTGCTGGAAAGCCCACGGCGTCCGGCCATCGTCAACCTGGGCTCCACCGCCGCGCTGCGCGGCGGCGGCCTCCTGGGCGGCTCGCACTATGCGGCGTCCAAGGGCGGCGTCATCAGTTTCACCAAGGCGCTGGCCCGCGAGCTGGGGCCGCGCGGGGTGCGCGCCAATTGCGTGGCGCCCGGCATCATCGAAACGGACATGACGCTGGGAAAATTCGGCGAAAATTGGGAACAAGAACTCAAACAGGGCATTCCGCTACAGCGCTTCGGCTCGCCCGCCGAAGTCGCCCAGGCCATACTCTTCCTGGCCTCGGACCTGTCCTCCTACTCAACCGGCATCGTGGTCGACGTCAATGGCGGCTTCCACATTCACTAG
- a CDS encoding TerC family protein encodes MEFSSAAFWIALLQIIWVNILLSGDNAVVIALAARSLPPAQQKKAIVVGSAAAIIMRIVLTLVAATLLLLPWLKLIGALLLVYIGVTLLLPEGEEDGAGKTQGNLLTAIRTIMIADLVMSLDNVVAVAAAAMGDTTLLVLGLAISIPLVIFGSTLLLKVIERFPVIVWVGAALLGFIAGELLVGDPALQEPVARIDAALGITQHSFALMTGVLGAVLVLAIGKVLLLRQKAD; translated from the coding sequence ATGGAATTCAGTTCAGCGGCATTCTGGATAGCGTTGCTCCAGATCATTTGGGTCAACATTCTGCTATCGGGCGACAACGCCGTGGTTATTGCGCTGGCGGCGCGTTCGCTGCCTCCGGCCCAACAGAAAAAAGCGATCGTGGTCGGCTCCGCCGCGGCGATCATCATGCGTATCGTGCTGACGCTGGTAGCGGCCACGCTGTTGCTGCTGCCGTGGCTCAAGCTCATCGGCGCGCTGCTTCTGGTCTACATCGGCGTGACGCTGCTGTTGCCGGAAGGCGAGGAAGACGGCGCGGGCAAGACGCAAGGCAATCTGCTGACCGCAATCCGCACGATCATGATTGCCGACCTGGTCATGAGCCTGGACAATGTGGTGGCCGTGGCTGCCGCGGCCATGGGCGATACGACCTTGCTGGTGTTGGGCCTGGCCATCAGTATTCCGCTGGTCATCTTCGGCAGCACGCTGCTTCTGAAGGTCATCGAGCGCTTCCCGGTTATCGTCTGGGTGGGCGCGGCGCTGCTGGGTTTCATCGCCGGCGAACTGCTGGTGGGCGATCCGGCCTTGCAGGAACCCGTGGCGCGTATCGACGCGGCCCTGGGGATCACGCAGCACAGCTTTGCGCTGATGACGGGCGTGCTGGGCGCCGTGCTGGTGCTGGCTATCGGCAAAGTTTTGCTGCTGCGCCAGAAAGCTGACTGA
- a CDS encoding cupin domain-containing protein has product MALETPGCPAANALPPLASRFLKVADLPWKPTQVAGIDMKVLMQDKETGLLTALFRWQPGTELPLHEHVEVEQTFVLEGSIVDAEGEVCAGDYVWRPRGNQHVARAPNGALVLSFFLKPNMFIDAYAGQTLE; this is encoded by the coding sequence ATGGCCTTAGAAACCCCCGGTTGCCCCGCAGCCAATGCGCTGCCGCCGCTGGCGTCGCGCTTCCTCAAGGTTGCCGATCTGCCGTGGAAGCCCACGCAGGTGGCAGGCATAGACATGAAGGTGCTGATGCAGGACAAGGAGACCGGCCTCTTGACCGCCCTGTTCCGCTGGCAGCCCGGCACCGAGCTGCCGCTGCATGAGCACGTGGAAGTCGAACAGACCTTCGTGCTGGAAGGCTCGATCGTCGACGCCGAAGGCGAAGTCTGCGCCGGCGACTACGTGTGGCGCCCGCGCGGCAACCAGCACGTGGCGCGCGCGCCCAACGGCGCCCTGGTGCTGAGCTTCTTCCTGAAACCCAATATGTTCATCGACGCCTACGCCGGCCAGACGCTGGAATAA
- the ppa gene encoding inorganic diphosphatase has product MSLDRVSPGKKLPEDFNVIIEIPMNADPVKYEVDKDTGAIFVDRFMLTAMHYPCNYGYIPQTLSEDGDPADVLVLTPFPIQIGAVVRCRAIGVLEMDDESGGDAKLLAVPIEKLYPPYRNIKSYEDLPAEDISRIQHFFEHYKDLEKGKWVKVKGWKGLDAAHEEIVRSAERYNKA; this is encoded by the coding sequence ATGAGTCTTGATCGCGTCTCCCCTGGCAAGAAGCTGCCGGAAGACTTCAACGTCATCATCGAAATCCCCATGAACGCCGACCCGGTGAAGTACGAGGTCGACAAGGACACGGGCGCGATTTTCGTTGACCGCTTCATGCTGACCGCCATGCACTATCCGTGCAACTACGGCTACATCCCGCAAACCCTGTCCGAAGACGGCGACCCCGCCGACGTGCTGGTGCTGACCCCGTTCCCGATCCAGATCGGCGCGGTCGTGCGCTGCCGCGCCATCGGCGTGCTGGAAATGGACGACGAATCGGGCGGCGACGCCAAGCTGTTGGCCGTGCCGATCGAAAAGCTGTACCCCCCGTACCGCAACATCAAGTCCTACGAAGATCTGCCGGCGGAAGACATCTCCCGCATCCAGCATTTCTTCGAGCACTACAAGGACCTCGAAAAGGGCAAGTGGGTCAAGGTCAAGGGCTGGAAGGGCCTGGACGCCGCGCACGAGGAAATCGTCCGCAGCGCCGAGCGCTACAACAAGGCCTGA
- the sucD gene encoding succinate--CoA ligase subunit alpha → MSILINKDTKVITQGITGKTGQFHTRMCREYANGKAAFVAGVNPKKAGEDFEGVPIFASVKDAKADTGATVSVIYVPPAGAAAAIWEAVEAELDLVICITEGIPVRDMLEVKNRMKAKGSKTLLLGPNCPGLITPDEIKIGIMPGHIHRKGRIGIVSRSGTLTYEAVAQVTELGLGQSSAVGIGGDPINGLKHVDVLKMFNDDPDTDAVIMIGEIGGPDEVNAAEWAKDNMKKPVVGFIAGVTAPPGKRMGHAGALISGGADTADAKLEVMEACGIRTTRNPSEMGKLLKSVL, encoded by the coding sequence ATGTCGATTCTGATCAACAAGGACACCAAGGTCATTACCCAGGGCATCACGGGTAAGACGGGGCAGTTCCACACCCGCATGTGCCGTGAGTACGCCAATGGCAAAGCCGCCTTCGTGGCCGGCGTGAACCCCAAGAAGGCGGGTGAAGACTTCGAAGGCGTGCCGATTTTCGCTTCGGTGAAGGACGCCAAGGCTGACACCGGCGCCACCGTGTCCGTCATTTACGTGCCGCCCGCGGGCGCCGCCGCCGCCATCTGGGAAGCCGTCGAGGCCGAACTGGATCTGGTGATCTGCATCACCGAAGGCATCCCGGTCCGCGACATGCTGGAAGTCAAGAACCGCATGAAGGCCAAGGGCAGCAAGACCCTGCTGCTGGGTCCGAACTGCCCGGGTCTGATCACGCCCGACGAAATCAAGATCGGCATCATGCCCGGTCACATCCACCGCAAGGGCCGCATCGGCATCGTCAGCCGTTCGGGCACCCTGACGTACGAAGCCGTGGCGCAAGTCACCGAGCTGGGCCTGGGTCAATCCAGCGCCGTCGGCATCGGTGGCGACCCCATCAACGGCCTGAAGCACGTCGACGTGCTGAAGATGTTCAATGACGATCCCGACACCGACGCCGTCATCATGATCGGCGAAATCGGCGGTCCGGACGAAGTCAACGCCGCCGAGTGGGCCAAGGACAACATGAAGAAGCCGGTCGTCGGCTTCATCGCCGGTGTCACCGCTCCTCCCGGAAAGCGCATGGGCCACGCCGGCGCGCTGATCTCCGGCGGCGCCGACACTGCCGACGCCAAGCTGGAAGTCATGGAAGCCTGCGGCATCCGCACCACGCGCAACCCCTCCGAAATGGGCAAGCTGCTCAAGTCGGTGCTGTAA
- a CDS encoding uroporphyrinogen-III C-methyltransferase: protein MTDKTPATDPVVPTAAPGASAPASAPADSVKARPAKRGSGPLVPALIILILLAAGLGYALWMQRTQFVSAGREVATRLETLTADLAQARKDTREALALAQAQAGRVGELEDTVRETQSQYSALQLAWQNFNDSASDELLANDVERLLTIANQQLRLAGNVSNAIVALETAQSRLARADRPRFSSLQQAINGDLDRLRAVSTVDIPAQSARIDRLVALIGKAPLLVPDAAAPGVAPAGESAPAAAPTPAVDPLAGLPADAPWWQRWRAEMASWPGRAGTALAHELGGLITIQRVDEPAALLLSPDQADQVRGTLRQRLLTAQLAMLMRQPAVWKSELDNVGVTLAKYFDSRSPDTIAAQTLARELAQTDIAVRMPEVADSLNAVAALRAAGFKTSGQD, encoded by the coding sequence ATGACAGACAAGACTCCCGCTACCGATCCGGTCGTTCCGACGGCCGCTCCGGGCGCAAGCGCGCCCGCATCGGCCCCGGCCGATTCCGTCAAGGCCCGCCCGGCCAAGCGCGGCAGTGGCCCCCTGGTCCCCGCCCTCATCATTCTCATCCTGTTGGCCGCCGGCCTGGGTTACGCCCTCTGGATGCAGCGCACCCAGTTCGTGTCCGCCGGCCGCGAGGTCGCCACGCGTCTCGAAACGCTGACCGCCGACCTGGCGCAGGCCCGCAAGGACACCCGCGAGGCCCTGGCCCTGGCGCAAGCCCAGGCTGGCCGCGTCGGCGAACTCGAAGACACCGTGCGTGAAACGCAAAGCCAGTACAGCGCCCTGCAGTTGGCCTGGCAGAACTTCAACGACAGCGCCAGCGACGAACTGCTTGCCAATGACGTCGAGCGCCTGCTGACCATCGCCAACCAGCAGCTGCGCCTGGCCGGCAATGTCTCCAACGCGATCGTGGCGCTGGAAACGGCGCAATCGCGCCTGGCGCGCGCCGACCGCCCGCGCTTCTCCAGCCTGCAACAAGCCATCAACGGCGACCTGGACCGCCTGCGCGCCGTGTCCACCGTGGATATCCCCGCCCAATCGGCACGCATCGACCGCCTGGTGGCGTTGATCGGCAAGGCGCCGCTGCTGGTGCCGGATGCCGCCGCGCCGGGCGTGGCGCCTGCCGGGGAGAGCGCTCCCGCGGCCGCGCCGACCCCTGCGGTCGACCCGCTGGCTGGCTTGCCGGCCGATGCTCCCTGGTGGCAGCGCTGGCGCGCCGAGATGGCTTCCTGGCCCGGCCGCGCGGGCACTGCGCTGGCCCATGAACTGGGCGGCTTGATCACGATCCAGCGCGTGGACGAACCTGCCGCCTTGCTGCTGTCGCCCGATCAGGCAGACCAGGTGCGCGGCACGCTGCGCCAGCGCCTGTTGACTGCGCAACTGGCCATGCTGATGCGCCAGCCCGCCGTCTGGAAGAGCGAACTCGACAACGTCGGCGTCACGCTCGCCAAGTATTTCGACAGCCGTTCCCCCGACACCATCGCCGCCCAGACGCTGGCGCGCGAACTGGCGCAGACCGACATCGCCGTGCGCATGCCGGAAGTGGCCGACAGCCTGAATGCCGTGGCTGCGCTGCGCGCCGCGGGCTTCAAGACCAGCGGACAGGACTGA
- a CDS encoding TerC family protein codes for MLEFLQTLSWTAVFQIILIDILLGGDNAVVIALACRNLAPKQRMQGILWGTAGAIILRVVLIAFALTLLSIPFLKVVGGLLLVWIGVKLLIPEDDAHGNVKGGTSIAAAIKTIIIADFVMSLDNVIAIAGAAQNAHADHQIGLVAFGLIVSVPIIIWGSTLVLKLIDRYPLVITLGAALLGWIAGGMLITDVVVERQFGVQPTAVKIGAEIIGALLVVVLGRWLASRKTASKESAHESA; via the coding sequence GTGCTTGAGTTTTTACAGACGCTGAGTTGGACAGCGGTATTCCAGATCATCCTCATCGACATCCTGCTCGGCGGCGACAACGCGGTCGTGATCGCGCTGGCCTGCCGCAATCTGGCGCCCAAGCAGCGCATGCAAGGCATTCTGTGGGGTACCGCGGGCGCCATCATCCTGCGCGTGGTCCTGATCGCCTTCGCCCTGACCCTGCTGTCGATTCCCTTCCTGAAGGTCGTGGGCGGCCTGCTGCTGGTCTGGATCGGCGTCAAGCTCCTGATTCCCGAGGACGATGCCCATGGCAACGTGAAGGGCGGCACATCCATCGCCGCCGCGATCAAGACCATCATCATCGCCGACTTCGTGATGAGCCTGGACAACGTGATCGCCATTGCCGGCGCGGCCCAGAACGCCCATGCCGACCATCAGATCGGCCTGGTCGCCTTCGGCCTGATCGTCAGCGTGCCGATCATCATCTGGGGCAGCACCCTGGTGCTCAAGCTCATTGACCGCTATCCGCTGGTGATTACGTTGGGCGCGGCCTTGCTGGGCTGGATCGCGGGCGGAATGCTGATCACCGACGTGGTTGTCGAGCGTCAATTCGGCGTTCAGCCCACTGCGGTTAAAATTGGCGCAGAAATCATTGGCGCCTTGCTGGTTGTTGTCCTTGGACGGTGGCTGGCAAGCCGCAAAACCGCTTCCAAGGAATCAGCACATGAGTCTGCGTAG
- a CDS encoding IclR family transcriptional regulator produces MSTPDRMLSILDLFRDDTTAAFQEDVMAHLDCSRATAYRYLKSLTESGLLAPTSGGAYVLGSRIIELDRHLRQHDPLMRAAREVMRATGDELHANLMLCNYYGDKVMCVDRYWTDDSIESSYARGRPYTMFHGATAKPILANLPPYQLRNLMLWHAAEIREAGLGEDWDEFRANLKRLRAAGVYVSHGEVDRGLIGIGSAIFSAEQKVVGSLVFIAAEARTSAERLEILQARIQVAAAQVSHNLQAPQSNGAAAIGIMPSRPRRIKTPAKAK; encoded by the coding sequence ATGAGCACTCCCGACCGCATGTTGTCCATCCTCGACCTCTTTCGCGACGACACCACCGCCGCGTTCCAGGAAGACGTCATGGCGCATCTGGACTGCTCGCGCGCCACGGCGTACCGCTACCTGAAGTCGCTGACCGAAAGCGGGCTGCTCGCGCCCACTTCGGGCGGCGCCTACGTGCTGGGGTCGCGCATCATCGAGTTGGACCGCCACTTGCGCCAGCACGACCCGCTGATGCGCGCGGCGCGCGAGGTCATGCGCGCCACCGGCGACGAGCTGCACGCCAACCTGATGCTGTGCAACTACTACGGCGACAAGGTCATGTGCGTGGACCGCTACTGGACCGACGATTCCATCGAATCGAGCTACGCCCGCGGCCGCCCGTACACCATGTTCCATGGCGCCACGGCCAAGCCCATCCTGGCCAACCTGCCGCCGTACCAGCTGCGCAACCTGATGCTGTGGCACGCCGCCGAAATCCGCGAAGCCGGACTGGGCGAGGACTGGGACGAATTCCGCGCCAACCTCAAGCGGCTGCGCGCCGCCGGCGTGTACGTGTCGCATGGCGAGGTCGACCGCGGGCTGATAGGCATAGGCTCCGCCATCTTCAGCGCCGAACAGAAGGTGGTCGGCAGCCTGGTGTTCATCGCCGCCGAAGCGCGCACCTCGGCCGAGCGGCTGGAGATACTGCAGGCGCGCATCCAGGTCGCGGCCGCGCAGGTCTCGCACAATCTGCAGGCCCCGCAAAGCAACGGCGCGGCGGCGATCGGCATCATGCCGTCGCGGCCGCGCCGCATTAAAACACCCGCCAAGGCGAAATAG